The Coffea arabica cultivar ET-39 chromosome 10e, Coffea Arabica ET-39 HiFi, whole genome shotgun sequence region ATCACAAGGCAATCAAAAAAGCAAAGGAAGAGGGTAGGAATACAAGggctctctctttttccttctttcatcGTTCTCTATCTGCAGGTAGGAATGAACGCACGCTAAAGAGTGTACAGTTGGAGCTACACGCTAGCAATTTCTTCCAGGTTACCCCTCACAAGATAAGATAACAAGAGAAATGTCCTATTTAGCTATTCATCTACTTCAGAATTGTATGATTGCAGTACAAAGTTTTAAGAGCAACCAGATTTTACATTTCTGACTTGAACTAATTAATGCCGTCGCTCTCGATCttcatcctcatcatcatcgGAATCACCACTCTCACGAAACCGGGGATTCTTTTCCTGCAGCAGTAGATGAACATCAGATGTTTCATAGAAAGGATAATTACAGGAGCAAATGTTCAACTGAAGACGAAGTTATAACGACGATATCTGCTCCACTCATAAGACCCCACTGATATCACACATCCAAAGCAATTAAAGCTCCAATAGACTTGGCCTCTCTACTTCCAGAGGATCTATGATGCTGAAAGTTATTTATCTAAACACTGATCTAATGCCGCTAAAGTGATCACGGTATAGCGTAACTTACTGATTTGGTTCTAATCTTCCTAAATCTTACCAATCCAAGAATAAAACTTACAAGTGTGAAAGCacggaagagaaaacaaagccTAAAACAAAAGCCAACTGATAATGTGGGGCGCAGTGCCTAATGTTTAAGCACTAAAAGCATAAGAAAACGTAGAAGTCTGCTTTAACCACTGAGATTCGAGAGGAAAAACCACACTACTTGTTGAAAAATGTCCTATAACCAGAACAATAAGGATCAAGGTTATGAAGTTCAACACCATTTGGTTAGATCTTCTGCAGGATACGCTAGTAACTTAGATAATTAAAACTGCTGGTTGTTTTGATACAAAGGATGACCTCCTCTTATCATAATATTTGAGCACACATTCCACACGTATTTGTAGAATGTCTTCATTCTTAAAGAAACAAAGTGATTAAAAAtctaaaattgaaaataacaataggaaaaataaaaagaaaagaaaagtttaccGGTCTAGAGTCATGATCAGAACCTCTCCTAGATTCATGGTCAAAATTTCTCTTTGAAAACTCTGGTCCACGACGGTCATCTTCACGATATCGCTTGCGATGGTAATCTTCTCCAGAaaaaaacaaagacaaaaatCATTACGAATATAGCTATCGATCTTAGCAGGAAGCAAAAACTATTGTCCAAGAATGCTACCTCGACCATGTCGATGAGAACCCCCATAACCCTGGTGTCCACCATGCCTACCATCTACAGGAGTTAAAAGGTTAGCAACAATACAATTACAGGAAACGGACAGGGAAATCAACAAAATTCTCATTGGTCAAGCTATTAGGAATCAAGTGCATTCATACTTCATATATTAGAAGATAAAGGGCTTTCTTTCTGATATCAGATCAACGAAAGTTTTGTATTAGCACTAATTTCATAGTTAAATCCAGCCTCCCATTTTGCTTAGAAAAGATGAATGCTTATGactaaacaataaaataaattcaGAAGCAATTTCACTAGATACCAAAGAAGAACAAGGGAACGTCATAATTAAATGTCttaaatgaaattcaaaatgccATAGATAATAGGCACTACTTATTACGAAATCTTTATACACTAAAGAACTCATTTAGAATTAATAGCTCTTCAACTGAATTATATCATCTTCAAAGAAAAACCTTTCAAGTATACTTGCTTGCTTTTTAGTTCAGATTTGAGATGATTACTGAATGGATGAATTCCACAATCAAGAGAACTCTTGTAGATTGAACATGTCATATGAATCAGTTCTGTATAACAAACCAACATAGATCAGGTATCTACCAGCTGAAAGAGAAAAGCAAAGCATGTAAATTACTCCTAACTTACATTGAGGTGGCATGACAGGTGGAAAAGAGCTTAGCGATCCTGCGCCTATCGATCCTGCATTGTAGTCCACCAGCTGTCTTTGTGCCTCCAACTCTCTCTGAACCAATTTTCCATAACCGCCTCTAGGTACTGCTAGTTAAGGGTATTTGGATATGCAAAAAATAGGCTTGTCAAATGAGAGGGTTTACCTAATCAAAGTACACTGAGCTGCAATACTATATATAAAACACCACAATTATTATGATTCAGCTAAATCCACATAAGGCTACAGACTTCATAGACATCAATAAATGCATTATGACTGCATTACCAGTTAATGGGAAGTTAACGGAGACAAAAGGAGAAGCCTCAGCGATGGAATGAATAGAATAAATGACTAATAATTAAAAGGCCAGCGTTGCTTTAGAATAAGCAAAGACATTATTTGCGTGGTAGGCAATTTTAAATCACAACATCTaacaaaaatcaccaaatcaACGAGCCAGAATATGCATATATTTTAAATCTGAAGGTAAAAGCACAATGAATGTTTCCCATCAAGACATTCTAATCAAAAACGGCACAAAACAAGTGTCTCTCCATAAGGTATATATTTTATAAGCACACAAAAGGAGCCAGAGATAAACCACGTCACAGCTACATTGCTTCACATTTATGATACTGAAGTGCTAGTCAAACTTATCAAGGCAAGTTTTGCAATTGTTTGTCCACTGAAAACATTAGAATCTCACCTAAGATAGAAGGGCAGAAAAAAACAACATATGTACATGATCTCCAGCCAGAAAAAGGCCAGGCTATTGAACTTATCAACCATTTGTCCACCTCGAAAGTGACCCTTCAATACCAAGAGACtggaaacaaaagtaaatatGTAGAGATCAAAGAGGACCACAAACTCGGGGGATGATTGCAAAAACATTATCATCCTTGACATAGACAGATAAAACCTTCAATGAAATTAGCAAAATCGGCAATGCTGGCCCACTCATAATAAGAAATACCAAACGATAACCCTTATATGAATATTTCGGCCATATCTTAGAACTTGAAGCCTGTTCAACTTTTCCTCTATACATGTCTGAATAACTTTCCTTCAGTCTAATAAGTTGCAGTatctcaaaggaaaaaaaggggaaaagtacTTAAAAATACCTTCTTACCTCAATAGACAGTTTTTATTACTAATAAACATGCTAATTTAGATTCTTCATAATTTTTCCAAGGATATGATCAATTGATTCTTTGCAACTCTACAGAGTGCCTTCACACTATGACATAACACCAGGGGAAATTAAAAACTTGTTATTATTAGGTTCAAGAGAAGAGACTCCAGATTTGGTGTCCTAGACTTTAACCAGAAAGCACCAATCCAGGGATCATGAGACTATCCTGGCAATGAGTCATAACTTGTACAATTTTGAACtctttccttctcttcttcctttttctgtATTAGCTTTCTTTTTTGATGGAGAGGTAATACTTGATCTATTCCAGACAAATCTGTAGCTTTCCAAGACATGATTGACAGGTAAACTGGATTACagcagaaaagaaaaattcaaggtAAAAGCACACAACGTACCTTTAGCATGCCAGGCTTACAATAGTTAAACCTATTgggacaaaaaataaataaggatAAAGGAAAATTGAAAGGATATCTGGATCATAATCAGTACGATATTCATCCCGTACCTGAGAAAGAGAATAATAATGACATTAACGCAGATTCAAGGAATCTCATCAAATAAAAGAGTTTAAAGAAGCACATAGGAGAAGAGGCGGGCAGCATATTACTTGCCCACCACTTCGGCCACGGCCCCACTGCCTTCCTTCTTGAAAACCCCAATCAAAATCTACACGAATAGGTCGATCATCAAGAATTGTCCCACTTATGTATTTAACAGAGTCTTCAGCATCTTCTCTGGAGTAGAACCTGGAGAGTGCAAGTTTTGGGTATTTAGAATATGACCAcattaatcttttctttttccttgcaccGGGGGAACATTATTGCTGACCAAAGATAATCAAAACTACAATGTTCACATCTTAAAAAGAgataaagttttcaaaaatccGAATAAACTGTATTTCAATGGAGGCACAGACACCAAACCAATGTGAATGAACTACAAGTTCAAAATTAGCATTACCAATTCCAAACATCACCATCAATGAACATAACCTTATGGACAGAATCAAAGAACTGACTGTTGTGTGGGTAAATTTAGTATTGTACTTGCTTTGCCGAATGCATAGTCTACCAGGCTTCAACCATCAACTATCAAATCAATAATTCCAAGTGTCATAAACAGAGACACATTTATAGCAATGAATAATCCAAAAGCACCAATTTGACTACTCATCTATAATTAAGCACTTGTCCTCTTGCTTCTCATGAATCATACtttgtttcatttattttcgTTTATTTAGAGACAGTAAGCAATTGAAGTGAAAACAGCATTAACCATTGTATCTCCAGAATTATGGTAAGACCATAAATTCTCGACAAAACGCATTGCCGGAAAAAGGTGAAAATAATTAACGGAGAAGAAAACAATGTATAGCCCTTTTGATGACTTGGAAGTCTGACCTCAACCAATAGTCCCCAAATTAGAAGCATTCCTTCCTCTATCGCACATTAATTAGGCCACCTAGAAGCAATACCCCTCATTTTCTTGGCTTCTCTATCCCTAACATCCTTTTCTATAAAGccaaggaaaagagaaaataattttgccgcagaaaggaaaaacaacatTGCTTGAATTTTAATAAATAGAAGACAATAATTTCAAAAGCTCAATTAGGGAAAAAAATGGAATCTGGTAACCATAATGTAAACTCAAGCAAGATAAAGCTCAACACAAGGCATCCAAAAAATTATGAATCTCAGGGGTATACAATTATAAGCATCAAAATGCCACCTTTATTTCAACAAGAAGCAGGAAATTACAAGCATAAATCAACCAAACAAGAAAATTACAACAAAACCATGCATAAGGAAATGCAATGCAAAATATTGGACCGTACATGACAAAGCAGAAACCACATGGAGTTTTAGAATTCTTATCCAAACCCATGACTATCCTCTTAATTTCTCCTGCACGTGAGAACAACTCATAAACCTGCTCCTCAGTCGTGTAAAACGACATGTTCCCAATATAAACCGTGGTCGACTTCAGCAATGCTTGCTCGAATTCTTCCTGTGACCCCGTAAACCTCCGGTCTCTGTACTGCGAAAGCTTGCTAAGATCCTAAACAACAATCAAACCCCCAAAAACAGAAACCAGCTTTAACAACAAACCTCAACCACAACTATCCATTGTAGTACTAAAAATAATTCAAACCACAAGCAGAAAAAACATACTAAAGAGAACCTAAAACTGCACAAAATCAATTTAATTCGCATAACTAATTACAGCTGATAATGCTTGGATAAAAACCCTTTAATTACGATAACTAATTAGAGATTGATTTTTACCTTGAAGAGAGAAGCCATGTTCCGGGCCGTCGATGAAGGAATCAACGAGAATCAACCTCGACGCTGGAATATTATCATGAAATTAACATTTTTCCACTcagaaattacaaaatttcaacgCTTTTCTCGTCAAAATCGAaaggaaaagattgaaaaatgaaaagtaaagcAGAGATCAAACGTACTTGGGAGTTAGTCGGTTTGGAGCCCTGAGGTCAAACGAAAGAAAAGGGTTTTGCAGTAGTTCTTCTGACTGACGTCGCTTCGTTTGGGAGTTGAGGATTTGGAcagaaaacaaagggaaagaagagaaagtagttttctttgtttgttagCAGAAAGTAGTTGTTagcagaaagaaaagaaaggaaatgggcGGATTCAAGAGAATGAAAtggggttaatcacatttaatcCCCTCAAGTATACCCCATTTCTCAATTTACCATCTagcctttaattttgctcacttaaccctataggacaaaattgcccttgcataattttgaatttttattcaccttgttttcttttcttttatttctttttctctttcttctttatttaattcttcctcttttccacaaaaattttcactttaatgattgaaattaaaaaagaaaaattgcagagatctatcttctccttaaatgattaaaaaaatattcaaatcactttcctaaaatacaatttttttagcctttcaattcttttaattttaggttttcctctttcctttctagtttctcattttattcccaagaaaatatcttaagataaaattgtgacctgattaataatcatcaattgaaatttgtgacacatggcatcatacaaaaaatcaaaattagtttttgatggcttttaaaccttcacccagaaatatgcaattacaaactcaaaacaaaaattttcgttgaaatggAATTTTCTATTGGGAatgatgaaagagagaagaaaaataaataaataaaagaaaggaaaacaatttaatcttatgatatttttttgagaataaaatgaaaaactataaaggaaagaggaaaatccaaaattaaaagaattgaaaaaaaaattattttagaaaagtgatttgaatattttttttaatcatttaagaagaagatagatctctgtaatttttcttttttaatttcaatcattaaaaaagagatttttgtgggaaagatgaagaattaaataaagaagaaagagaaaaagaaaggaaaacaaggtaaataaaaagtcaaaataatgcaaggataATTTTGTCCTCTAGGGgattaagtgagcaaaattaaaggttgtGGGGTAAACTGAGAAAAGGGGATTAAATATGATTAACCCAATGAAATGTTGTCaaaacttttccttccaaattgGACGGAAATGGAAGAAAACTTTGAGAAATCTAGTCAATATATTTTGTCATAAAAAGGTTTTAAACAaatatttaatgactttcatttctaaaattattttactAATTCTCAAAACTCTCAAACAACGTATCAATCTTTTCTCTTATCTCATAATAACTTaagtttctcttcttttcttttctatcctaaactccAAAACTAAGCCTAAGGTCTTGTTAATTGCAAAGACCTCCCTTTTCGCGTACTAGATAAATACAATGACAAAGTTAATCTCGAATCAACAAAAGTGGAAGAGTTGTGTTGAGAAAATTgcttaaacaaaattttctttctctggaagtgaaaaaagaattaaaaaattcagaaaaaaaaaatcaaactagAAATATCTTTGATACTGAAGAGAAAATATCCAACAATCAAGAATAATATCGATAAATATTTGGGAAAATGTTATATGGACAAGATCTCAAATTCTAAATTCAGATATTAATTAGTGAATACTGAATATTTTACTCACATGATCTTTAAAAACCAACTCTAGTTAGGGGAGCACCACTATATGTGTAGGGTTGATGCTGGATCGAGTGACTTGACTCGAGCTCGCAAGCCACTCAGTCAGCAGCTTGGTTCGAGTTCGAGTTACTTGATAAAAGTAGCGAATCGAGTTCGAACTTCAATACTTTGCACTCGAAGGCTCAACGAGTCTAATCCaactttttataatatatatttttatatatttttatatttattaatgtgaaatgtcaataatatcctttatttaaaattatatgtaaaataattaatttttattacgtGAACTTGATTAGACTTGATTAAGCTCCAATAGATTCGATTGAGCTTGATTTAAATTGgttatatttaattaaattcgAGTTCGAATTCGAACTCGAGTAATGTAAATTGAAGTCGAGTTTGAATTCGAGCTCGCGTAATGTAAATTGAAGTCGAGTTCAAACTCAAACTTGAATTCTAAAAGTTTGACAAGCTCGAACTCGATCTTGAGTTTAGTCATTTTATCTTGAGTCGAACTTGAGTAGTGTATTACTTGAGTTCGACTCGACTCGAATGCATCCCTACACATGAGTGATGCATTTTGTAAAAGTGATTTTCTGAAAGCCAACCTAGATAACCTGGCATGTTAAAAGACATAGGAATATAGGTCCTTAGATCTAAAGACAAGATTATCCTCAAGATCCAAGTTAATTGGTAGGAATGTTAAAGTGATTGTAAGGTTCATAATTTGACTCTCATGCCCTCccctttcctctttccttttataAATTTGGAGCTTctaaactaaaaagaaaaaaaaaaagataagatgGGTTTAATCCCCGAGTTTGATTCCAAGTATGAAGTTGGAAAGATAGATTATAGAATTCAAGGAAAGATGAAGGAAATTTAAGTGTCGGCTTATGTTATGCATTGTCAAAGGGGAAAAAAGGAGAAATGTTTCGATCTTGTTACGCTATGGGGACCTAAATGTCTTTTCAACCCAATTTAATGCTCTCAATTCCACCAACACCACATTTGGTTAAATCGGTTAAGAAAACTAACTGCAGTTAATAAGTGAAAAtttgaataaagaaatgaaAGTCGATAAAAAGATAAGATGATAGAGATAATTATCTTGGCTCCACATTCAAGTACACATTTACATTGAATTTTGTGTTAGCTTACAAGGTATTTGATAAAATGTCAAGCAAAGAATGTTAAAAATTCTGCttagcttttcttttttgtactTTCTTATATCTTGTGATTGATTGATTTCTTAGTTTGGTTTGTGTTTGATTATGCTCTCCAATCTCGGTATGCCtaattttccctttgttttttcttttatctaaATTTCGCATTTGGTTTTCGATTTGACGCATGCTTATCTTCTTCTATGTATTATGATTTGACGCATgcgtatgtatatatatttatttgaagTTTGTTTATGCATGTACTCTGACTTGACGCATGTTTATGTGCTTGTGTTAGCTTACAAGGTATTTGATAAAATGTCTAGTAGAGAAGTTAAAAATTCagcttagtttttctttttgctttcttATTGCTCGTGATTGATTGATTTCTTAATTTGGTTTGTGTTTGCAGTGATGATTTGTTGAGAGGGTGCCAGAGGAAATTGCTGCTGGTCGAAATGAGTTGGTCTGCCTTTTGCAGCTCAGGCTCTAATCTCGTTCCAAAAACTACTGAGGCATTGAATCCTTTAAATAGGCCCAACAAGCATCATTATCTGGTAGGTCTCGTCTCTGTTCTGGGCATTGGTTCTCTTTTTAATCTTGAATAGTTTCTTTTGTTAACATTTTAGTAttggagaaaaaaaatggttgCTCAATCAAGGCCAGTATCAAAAGAATATCCATTAAAATTCATTAAGATTCAGGAGCAAGGAAATCTATATGATGTGGAGTAGAATGGTTTCATTTGCCCCCTTTATCTGACAGCATATGGGCAAATTTGTCCAAGTAGAATGATTACATACATGCGATAGATTCAAAGTTTTTGATCCCATGTGCTTGACAAGTATTTATTCTTTATGCAACTACTGAAGAAAAGAGAGGCTTTTACAGCCATGAATTGGTTGAAGAAGTTATGTTCACTTTTTCACAATTTGTTGCGCAGTTTATAGTGTTCTTGACAGATTCTTTGAGGGCAAACATGTCAAGCTGATTGTGTTTCCTCATACAGAATGGGAGGCAGAGGACGAACTTGTATCAGAAGAATCATAGAGCATCAAAAGTTCTTGCTTATTATGGGTTAAGAAGCCCGCCCTACAAGCTTGTGAGCTTTCTGTGTTCTTTGCATTGATTATGAAAGATGGTATCACAAGCTTTCTGCGTTCTTCGCATTGATTATGAAAGATAAAATCGGTCAATATGcttatatttcttttcttggaaGGTGTGTGACACTTTTCATTAATTTTCTATAGTTTGTTCAATAATTTTTTGACACAGTAATTGTCATGTTGTATACTTATAGGCCTAATAATCACTCTTTCGAAAGTTACTCCATATAATTATTGGTAGATAACTGTTCTACTCATGCTCTTGGGGAAACACTAGATCCCAGTAATGACTCTTGTTTGCACTGAATTGGATGCACATCAGTGAATTTTAAATACATCCTGCCAGCAATTTTTAGGCCAGTTGATATCTTGGCTTCTTCCTTCTTGCTGCCTACTATatccttttgttttttgaaatgGAAGTATCATGAATTGAAGAACAAGAATAAGTCTACGTGTGATTgctcaaaataaaataaaattaaaaggtCTATGAGTGGTCAATGTGATCTTCAAGTGGTCTTTGGTCACACCATACTGAACTCATTGAGATGTTACTTGGTCATGTTCTTCATTTATTTGTAAAggatattttgatttttgatgttGTTAAATGATTTCATTCAGCATTTTGACTTAAATATTGAGAattattttccaatttttggtttaGGATGCACTAGAACCATATATGAGCCAAAGAACACTTGAGATGCATTGGGGAGAGCATCATGGTGGTTATGTCGATGCTTTGAATAAACAGCTTGCGAAGAATGATTTATTGTATGGTTGTACTTTGGAAGAACTTGTTAAAGTGACTTACAATAACGGAAACCCATTGCCTGAATTCAACAATGCTGCCCAGGTATGGAAGACAGCAAGAGTCTCCTGCAGCGGTGttcaaacattttttttcttcttttgctccTCTTGCTCACTTAAATCTTACCCTTGGAGAACAATGTGCATTCACCCCTCCCATGTCTCTTTGTTTCTCCATATGTTTGTTCCTAATGTgagaaattagggttttctttttccttttttccattCGGTGCAATTATACCAGGATGAATGCACAAGATGCTGCCTGTCAAGACTCTAAAGTTTAGAATGCTTGATTGAGAGTATTATTAGGATAGGCTACCCCCAAGAATTCCAACATCCCTTCTAGTCAAAATTATTTTCGctgataaatttgattttcctggTTTGAGTACTATCTTGTTTGGCCATTTTATTTTTCACATCCATCTATTCTTATAATTTGATTTAACAAAATGAGTTGTGACATCCATGTTTTTGACCCTCACTTTCAGGTCTGGAATCACGATTTCTTTTGGGAATCCATGCAACCAGGTGGAGTTAGCTCTCCAATATTGGGTCTACTTCAGCAGATTGAAAAAGATTTCGGTTCTTTTACCAATTTCAGAGAGAAGTTTATAGATGCAGCTCTAAAGTTATTTGGATCTGGCTGGGTTTGGCTTGTTTGTAAGTTCTTTCTAGAGTAGATTGAAAGGCATATTGTAGTTTGAGATTTGAGTTACTTTACCAAGTGTTTATCAACCACAGGGCAGTGACTTGACAAATTCTGCAACAGTTTCACTCACACTTTGATTTTGCATCCTCTGTTTTTAATTTACAATCATTATCCTGGGATGAACATTTTAAAGCTTTTGATTGCTATGCCATGTGTTGTTTAACAagctcataaaaaaaaaaaacttgacttTGACCGCATCTTGCTGCTCATGTTGATACGAACACTTTGCGGTGCATTATGTAGAAAGATAAAAGGGTATCTAAAAGTCCTATCTCTGGTTCCTGGATCTTGTGTAATTAAATTGTCACCAATGTTGTCTCTTGTTTTTTAATTTACTGCATAGAAACTCTTAAATTCTTCTTGTGATTAGTTGAACACCAGTGGATGGTCCGACAAGTAAATGTAGAAAATCTGGGTTATATAGATGCATCAATATCAACTATACTCTGTCGTAAACCCCCACTAGTAATGATTTGATAGTTTTCAAGTCAAGATACAATCATGTCGTCTTAACTCCTATTATGCTCTTAAGTTGTACtccctatttttgaaaaagaaatagactcaaaatccatcaaaaagATGGACCAATAACTATTCATTCCCTGCTTGTTGCCCCAATTTTCTCTTGAATCTTTTGAATGATTAGTGTTGTCATGGAACATGGAATATGTGAACGTAAACCAAAGAGTGATAGCTATTGTATATATAGGCATAATTTCTATTGGATTTTCTAATTCTTTTCCTTCTGTTTTTCTAGTGAAAAGAGAAGAGAAACGCCTTGCAATTGTCAAAACATCAAATGCTGTCAACCCTCTTGTGTGGAATGATATTGTAAGAAAAATTGAACTTCTGTGTACATTGTCTATTCTTTTGTATGCAGGGGTATAGTCTTGGCCTTAATGTTgcatttgtcttttattttgcagCCTATCCTCAATTTGGACATGTGGGAGGTAAGCTGATAATGACTCTTTGTCTCAAATCAAGCACACACATACAGCATTGGTGCACATGCACAGCTGAGTAGACAAGGTTAAACATGAGAAGTGTTAAATATTTTTAGCATTACTAAAAAGACTGATGAGATCTTTTCCTATTTTGCAGCATGCTTATTATTTGGATTATAAGGTATGCCATGCTTCAGTCTGACCGTTAATTAAGagtatttgcaatcaattaatCTTCCAGGATTTCCTTCTGGCAGTATGACAAAGCCAAATATGCGAATGTATTTATGAACCACCTTGTATCTTGGAATGCGGCAATGGCTCGCATGGCTCGTGCACAAGCCTTTGTAAATTTAGGCGAACCGAAGATTCCTGTTGCATGAGATTCTTCACATATCTTTGAACGAGTCTTAACTGCTCTCATATGCTATAAGGAGGATATTGGAACAAGTGGTTTTGGCAATTCTCTATATGCACTGGATTGTTTGATCACACGAAGATAGTCACAACCAGGCGACAATCTGGGCTTCCTGAAAAGTCGCCAAGGGGAAAATGACCCTTTTGACGAGCATTTTCAGATTTTGCTTTGCTTAGATAAAAGCGTTGTAGTCCTTCTGTTGAGTAATAGATGCTCTGATGTGGTGATGTTCCATAAgaattcatttttcttattctgTATCCCATTTATTCTTTGCTTCTCTTATTACATATAGCAGTTTCATCTTATGCATCATTAGACTGTTCCAAGATGTTGGTTTTGCATCATGAAACAAGctcctttttttcttccaaacttTCTCTAGAGGAATgaaggtttaaaaaaaaaaaaacaacagagGCAGTAACAATGGCAAAAGAAGAAGCAtgaagaagtttttttttttttttttttgtcaatacaGTGGGGTATCCGGGATTCACCCTGACTAATTCCCACTGCACCCGAGACCCCGCCccccaagaagcatgaagaagtTGATTCCAAAATGCAATGCGTGAAAATTTTGCATATGGACCGATTAACTTTGTTTAATAGTCTTTGttctatgtaaaatttgaagat contains the following coding sequences:
- the LOC113711755 gene encoding superoxide dismutase [Fe] 3, chloroplastic-like isoform X1 translates to MSWSAFCSSGSNLVPKTTEALNPLNRPNKHHYLNGRQRTNLYQKNHRASKVLAYYGLRSPPYKLDALEPYMSQRTLEMHWGEHHGGYVDALNKQLAKNDLLYGCTLEELVKVTYNNGNPLPEFNNAAQVWNHDFFWESMQPGGVSSPILGLLQQIEKDFGSFTNFREKFIDAALKLFGSGWVWLVLKREEKRLAIVKTSNAVNPLVWNDIPILNLDMWEHAYYLDYKYDKAKYANVFMNHLVSWNAAMARMARAQAFVNLGEPKIPVA
- the LOC113711755 gene encoding superoxide dismutase [Fe] 3, chloroplastic-like isoform X2; the encoded protein is MSWSAFCSSGSNLVPKTTEALNPLNRPNKHHYLNGRQRTNLYQKNHRASKVLAYYGLRSPPYKLVWNHDFFWESMQPGGVSSPILGLLQQIEKDFGSFTNFREKFIDAALKLFGSGWVWLVLKREEKRLAIVKTSNAVNPLVWNDIPILNLDMWEHAYYLDYKYDKAKYANVFMNHLVSWNAAMARMARAQAFVNLGEPKIPVA
- the LOC113712558 gene encoding nuclear cap-binding protein subunit 2-like, producing MASLFKDLSKLSQYRDRRFTGSQEEFEQALLKSTTVYIGNMSFYTTEEQVYELFSRAGEIKRIVMGLDKNSKTPCGFCFVMFYSREDAEDSVKYISGTILDDRPIRVDFDWGFQEGRQWGRGRSGGQVRDEYRTDYDPARGGYGKLVQRELEAQRQLVDYNAGSIGAGSLSSFPPVMPPQYGRHGGHQGYGGSHRHGRDYHRKRYREDDRRGPEFSKRNFDHESRRGSDHDSRPEKNPRFRESGDSDDDEDEDRERRH